The Candidatus Nomurabacteria bacterium DNA window CGTCACACCTTTGACCCTTGGCTTAGAAACCCTGGGCGGTGTAGCGACTCCTTTAATCGAGCGTAACACGACTGTGCCGACCTCGAAGTCGCAAACCTTCTCCACCGCAGCTGATAATCAGACCTCAGTGGAAATCCATGTGCTGCAGGGTGAGCGACCAATGGCCAGCGATAACAAGACCTTAGGCAAATTTATCCTCTCTGGTATTCCACCAGCTCCTCGAGGTGTGCCGCAGGTTGAAGTGACCTTTGATATTGACGCCAATGGTATCCTGAACGTGAAGGCAAAAGATAAGGCCTCGGGCAAAGAGCAGTCGATTACCATTACTGCTTCCACGCAGCTCTCCAAAGATGAAATTGAGCGCATGCGTACCGAAGCTGAGTCACATGCGGAAGAGGATAAGAAAAAGCGCGAGTCAATTGAGCTGAAGAACCAGGCTGAAACCCTTATCTACACGGCTGAGAAAGCGCTCAAAGACGCTGGCGATAAAGTTACTGATGATGTGAAAAAAGAAGTGCAAGAGAAGATTGATGCCCTGAAGAAGGCGCAAGAAAGTGATGACGCCGCGCAAATCCAGCCAGCCCTTGATGTGCTCAATCAAAGCATGCAAAAAATCGGCCAAGCCATGTACGGCCAGCAGCAGCCAGGTCAGCCCGGCGCTGAACAAGCTGGTCAAGATGCTGGAGCAGCCGGTCAGGCCTCTGAAGAACCCAAAACTGATAACGCCAAAGATAGCGATACGGTAGAGGGGAACTACGAGGAAGTAAAAAAATAAGCGCACTAACCCCGCCGTGTCTGCAAAGGCACGGCGGGATCGCAAATAATCTTCATAACTAGGAATACTATGGCCAACAATTACAATATGCCCCCACAACAACAACGCCCGCAGATTCAGATTAAGATTGCTGATGAGCAATTAAAAGGTGCTTACACCAACTCGGTGGCAGTTTTTCACTCCAAAGAGGAGTTTGTGCTTGATTTCATGAACGTGTATCCACCGCAAGGCATGGGCACGGTTGTCAGTCGCGTGATCACCAGCCCGGGACACATGAAGCGCCTCCTGGCAGCTCTGCAGGACAATATTGCCAAATATGAGAAGCAACATGGTAAAATAGAAGAGGCAAAAACGCCTGACGCATCATTTGGCTTTAATACCGAAGAAAAGGATAAATAAATGGAAGAAGATAGTGAAAATAAATTAGTAAGCTGGAAAATAAAATTTATTTTTGGAGCCGTGATCGTGTCACTTTTTGCGGTTGAGGTAGGTGCTTTGTATGAACATGCGCCGATGAATGATCATACAGGACCATGTAAGGTTATTGATTGCCATCAGGATCATACTGAAGAGTCTATATTTAACGGGGCAGTAAGTGGTATTTCTCCGTCAGGAACCATGGATTATACTGACCTTAACATTCCAAGCTAGTAGTTATAGTTATTATGGCCTCGAAGCAAAACAAAAAAAAGAAAGAAGAGCCAGTCGCGCCTTTGCAATACCATCAGCGTAATCGTTTGATAGGGATATACGCCTTTGCGATTCTTGCTTGGGCAGGCTTTTGGTGGCTCATCCGGACGGCCTTTGCTGCAGAGATGCTACTTAGCGCAGAAACGCTTTGGCTCGTCAGTGGTGCTTTTGTGCTGTTTGGGCTTTCCCTTGGACTCTTTGGCTTGATGGCGGCAGTTGTTCGCATACCGCGTTGGGGCGTTCTCTATGCCGCCGGAGCTGGGCTATTGCCGATCGCGTTTTTCCCTTTGAACCTTTTTACTTTGGCCGGAGCTTTACTGCTCATGGCAGTGTGGTTTCGCTATTGGGCCATGGTAACGGAGGAGTCTGAGCATCGCATTCGCTTCAATCTAGTAAAAAGTGTTACCCACGGACTTGGTACGATAATTTACCTGACCGTATTAAGTGTGGCCGTGTTTTATCTGGCCGTGACCAGTCAGTCGAATCAAACAAGCACGACATTTATTGATAACGTAACAAACTCCGCCTCTGATGCCGTCTTAGCAGTGCTGGATAATCAGCTGCCGGAATTTGATGCACAAATGACTTTGGATGCATTTATTACGCAGTATAGCGACCAGGATATCACCGCCCTTTTACCTGAAAACTTTTTACCGGAAGACGTAAATAAATCCTTATTGGAAGAAAACACGCAGCAGAATATTGAAAACCTGGACGAAACCGCGCGGCAAGCAGCTATTGAAGAAGCGCGTACGCAGTTATTGCAAGCCTTGAATATTCACGCTGAGGGTAGTGACAGTATGGAAACGGTGGTGCGTCGCTTAGTGGAAGATAAACTGCAGCCGTTACTTGAGCGTTATGATACTGTTATCCCGCCAGTGCTCGCCTTAGCACTTTTCTCAGTCCTTTCCATCCTGGGCCTGGTGTATTTCTGGTGGATCGTGTTGTGGGCTTTCATTTGCTATGGTATCCTGCGAATTCTTCGCTGGGTGGAATTTGTTGAACATACGCAGACCGTCACCCGCGCGGAAATAAAGAACTGAAGCTATGGCTAGAGATTATTACGAAATCCTCGGCGTCAGCCGCAACGCCTCGCAGGATGATATTAAAAAAGCATATCGCAAATTAGCGCATCAACACCACCCAGATAAAAAGGGCGGGGATGAGGCAAAGTTTAAAGAGGTAAACGAGGCCTACCAGGTATTAGGCAACGCGGACAAACGGGCCAAGTACGATCAATTTGGCAGTGCTGTGTTCCAAGGTGGCGGAGCAGGCCCGGGCGGCGCCCAGTGGTCTGATTTCGCGCGCGGTGGTGGTTTCGGCGGCGGACAAGCCTATGGCAATGTTGATTTTGGTGACCTGGGAGATATTTTTGGCGACATTTTTGGTTTTGGTGGGCAGCGAGGCGGCCGCGGGAGTCGTCAGCAGCGCGGGAATGACGTGGAAACTGAAGTCCATATCTCCTTGAAAGACGCTGCTTTTGGTGTAAGTAAGTCTTTAGAGCTGACACAAGATTTGCCTTGCAGCACCTGTAAAGGAAACGGCGCTAAGCCAGGCTCAAAAGTGGATACCTGCTCGACCTGCGGAGGCAGCGGGCAAGTCGCTCAAGTGCGTAACACCTTATTCGGTGCTATGCAGACCGTGGGTGCCTGTCCAAATTGCCAGGGCGAGGGGACTATCGTGAAAGAAGCCTGTACCACCTGCCGAGGCAGTGGAGTTGAGCGACGGAAGCGCACACTAAAAGTACAGATCCCGGCCGGAATCGCTGATGGGCAGAGTATACGTTTGAACGGCGAAGGACAGGCAGGCAAGCGGGGAGTCGCACCTGGAGATTTATATGTCCGAGTACGCGTTGATATGGATGCGAGTTTCGAGCGACAAGGCGATGATCTCTACATGCGCGTTCCCGTGTCGGTTTCCCAAGCTGCCTTAGGCGATAGCATTCAGATTGCCACCATCGATGGAGAAGTGAAGCTTGATATCCCGTCCGGTACGCAGCCAAATAGCAAGATACGCCTGAAGGGTAAGGGTATGACTCATCTGCGCTCCCGCGGCCGCGGCGATCTTTACGTTGTGGTGAAAGTGGAGATTCCAAAGAAGCTGAGCAAGGAAGCGAAAAAGGCGCTGGAGGTGTTGCGCGGCGAGGGGGTTTAGTTTCATAGACAAGGCGTCCCGGCCTTGTCGTAGTTTTTTGTTATTCCATCCCGCCCTCACCGTGTTGTTATAAGTAACTGCTCAAAGTACCACCTTTGAGCAGTAGTAGCGCTCCTCCCTGAACGTGGTAGTTCATGGAGTTGGGTAGTTCTTGCGTGAAGGTATGCGCTCTGCTACCATACGGGCGTTTTCACGTTCCTTAGGAGTGAATCAAGAGGAGGGAGCACATGTCCTGCACTTTTACCTTTCCCGTACCCAAGGGCGTCACGGAGTTTCGGATCACCACACCCAATTCTGAGAAAC harbors:
- a CDS encoding DUF3467 domain-containing protein; this translates as MANNYNMPPQQQRPQIQIKIADEQLKGAYTNSVAVFHSKEEFVLDFMNVYPPQGMGTVVSRVITSPGHMKRLLAALQDNIAKYEKQHGKIEEAKTPDASFGFNTEEKDK
- the dnaJ gene encoding molecular chaperone DnaJ, yielding MARDYYEILGVSRNASQDDIKKAYRKLAHQHHPDKKGGDEAKFKEVNEAYQVLGNADKRAKYDQFGSAVFQGGGAGPGGAQWSDFARGGGFGGGQAYGNVDFGDLGDIFGDIFGFGGQRGGRGSRQQRGNDVETEVHISLKDAAFGVSKSLELTQDLPCSTCKGNGAKPGSKVDTCSTCGGSGQVAQVRNTLFGAMQTVGACPNCQGEGTIVKEACTTCRGSGVERRKRTLKVQIPAGIADGQSIRLNGEGQAGKRGVAPGDLYVRVRVDMDASFERQGDDLYMRVPVSVSQAALGDSIQIATIDGEVKLDIPSGTQPNSKIRLKGKGMTHLRSRGRGDLYVVVKVEIPKKLSKEAKKALEVLRGEGV